The proteins below are encoded in one region of Saccopteryx leptura isolate mSacLep1 chromosome 1, mSacLep1_pri_phased_curated, whole genome shotgun sequence:
- the HSPB2 gene encoding heat shock protein beta-2: MVVWAAGVGHTRVAGAPGPTARPSRGGGTILGGVDPAPTSDRALALLAAGGVAPHLGPGPRPSTAMSGRSVPHAHPATAEYEFANPSRLGEQRFGEGLLPEEILTPTLYHGYYVRPRATRAGEGSRAGASELRLSEGKFQAFLDVSHFTPDEVTVRTVDNLLEVSARHPQRLDRHGFVSREFCRTYVLPADVDPWRVRAALSHDGILNLEAPRGGRHLDTEVNEVYISLLPAPPDLEEEEEAAKVEP, encoded by the exons ATGGTGGTCTGGGCGGCGGGCGTTGGCCACACACGCGTGGCTGGCGCTCCGGGCCCCACTGCCCGCCCCTCCCGCGGCGGCGGCACTATTTTGGGTGGTGTAGACCCCGCCCCCACCTCCGACCGAGCCCTGGCTCTCCTGGCAGCTGGAGGGGTCGCGCCGCACCTCGGACCAGGGCCGCGACCGTCCACAGCCATGTCTGGCCGCTCGGTGCCGCACGCCCACCCGGCCACCGCCGAGTACGAATTCGCCAACCCGAGTCGCCTGGGCGAGCAGCGCTTCGGAGAAG gcCTCCTGCCAGAAGAGATCCTGACCCCCACCCTCTACCATGGCTACTATGTCCGGCCCCGGGCCACCAGAGCTGGGGAGGGCAGCAGGGCAGGGGCTTCTGAGCTCAGGCTCAGTGAGGGCAAGTTCCAGGCATTTCTGGACGTAAGCCACTTTACCCCAGATGAGGTGACCGTGAGGACTGTGGACAACTTGCTGGAGGTGTCTGCGcggcatccccagcgcctggaccgCCACGGCTTCGTGTCCCGAGAGTTCTGCCGCACCTACGTCCTGCCTGCTGATGTGGACCCCTGGCGGGTCCGCGCTGCTCTCTCACACGATGGCATCCTTAACTTGGAGGCGCCTCGGGGTGGCCGACATTTGGACACGGAAGTCAATGAGGTCTacatctccctcctccctgcaccTCCTGAtctggaagaagaggaggaggcagccaaagtTGAGCCCTGA
- the C1H11orf52 gene encoding uncharacterized protein C11orf52 homolog gives MGNLLCCRGSWSCPSYFQRKKKMGSPPRWTLRRQQQQMQTQQNGTKGHDTTVHTCEWALEQPADLERSQSLRSEDNSLHYAVIQVCGHTQPRSAQELQHRKSENAIEYTTLSFPQAYDCKNGTLV, from the exons ATGGGAAACCTGCTCTGCTGCAGGGGAAGCTG gaGCTGCCCATCATAtttccagaggaaaaagaaaatgg GGAGTCCACCACGATGGACACtgaggcggcagcagcagcagatgcAGACACAGCAGAATGGCACAAAG GGACATGACACAACAGTTCATACCTGTGAGTGGGCGTTGGAGCAGCCCGCAGATCTGGAAAGGAGCCAAAGCCTCAGGTCAGAGGACAACAGCTTGCATTACGCAGTCATTCAAGTGTGTGGCCATACCCAGCCACGCTCTGCCCAGGAGTTGCAGCACCGAAAGTCAGAAAATGCTATAGAGTACACCACCCTGTCCTTCCCTCAGGCTTATGACTGCAAGAACGGAACTCTAGTGTGA
- the CRYAB gene encoding alpha-crystallin B chain, translating into MDITIHHPWIRRHLFPFHSPSRLFDQFFGEHLLEPDFFPTSSSLSPFYIRPPSFLRAPSWIDTGLSEMRLEKDRFSVNLDVKHFSPEELKVKVLGDVIEVHGKHEERQDEHGFISREFHRKYRIPVDVDPLSITSSLSSDGVLSVNGPRKQASGPERTIPITREEKPAVTAAPKK; encoded by the exons ATGGACATCACCATCCACCACCCCTGGATCCGCCGCCACTTATTCCCTTTCCACTCCCCCAGCCGCCTCTTTGATCAGTTCTTTGGAGAGCACCTGTTGGAGCCTGATTTCTTTCCAACTTCTTCTTCCCTGAGCCCCTTCTACATCCGGCCACCATCATTCCTGCGGGCACCCAGCTGGATTGACACTGGACTCTCAGAG ATGCGTCTGGAGAAGGACAGATTCTCTGTTAATCTGGATGTGAAGCACTTCTCCCCAGAGGAACTGAAGGTCAAGGTGCTGGGAGATGTGATTGAGGTGCATGGCAAACATGAAGAGCGCCAA GATGAACATGGTTTCATTTCCCGGGAGTTCCACAGGAAATACCGGATCCCAGTGGATGTGGACCCTCTCAGCATTACTTCATCCCTGTCATCTGATGGGGTCCTCAGTGTGAATGGACCAAGGAAACAGGCCTCTGGCCCTGAGCGCACCATTCCCATCACTCGTGAAGAGAAGCCTGCTGTCACTGCGGCCCCCAAGAAGTAG